A genome region from Gadus chalcogrammus isolate NIFS_2021 chromosome 5, NIFS_Gcha_1.0, whole genome shotgun sequence includes the following:
- the LOC130382902 gene encoding sex comb on midleg-like protein 4 isoform X3 codes for MLQMSVPPAVASSAQKTDSHGEMQSAAVTPSYLPSQAGGKIPGRKRGRPPLRSVAPKMDFPGRYPESLPPLKLKPRMVMTPLAISPPSSTPEPDMSSIPQDAATVPHSATPQVLTVCIYINKQALTGPNLDRKKVQQLPDHFGPDRPSVVLQQAVQGCIDSAFQQKAVFTLLTQGYGGEKISATFDGKQHLLSLPVVNSIGYVLRFLKKLCRSLHCENLFSDQPIGPHSGGSYHSDETSMTDEYHMDQSEAKRYSVDPGDSAFNSISSSYSPKSSYGFRGPSQQFPGGARQSASSPSSFQENNRTAYGGPQEPQDTKGPPQKDPSSWSVEDVVWFIREADPHALGPHADLFRKHEIDGNALLLLKSDMIMKYLGLKLGPALKLCYHIDKLKQTKL; via the exons ATG CTCCAGATGAGCGTGCCCCCTGCGGTGGCGTCCTCTGCCCAGAAGACCGACAGCCACGGGGAGATGCAGTCCGCCGCCGTGACCCCCTCCTACCTGCCCAGCCAGGCGGGCGGGAAGATCCCCGGCCGCAAGAGGGGGAGACCCCCGCTCCGCAGCGTAGCCCCCAAGATGGACTTCCCCGGACGCTACCCAgaatccctccctcctctcaag CTGAAGCCGCGCATGGTGATGACGCCGCTGGCCATCTCCCCGCCCAGCAGCACGCCGGAGCCCGACATGAGCTCCATCCCACAGGACGCCGCCACCGTCCCGCACTCGGCCACGCCCCAGGTGCTCACAG tgtGTATCTACATCAACAAGCAGGCCCTGACGGGGCCCAACCTTGACAGGAAGAAGGTGCAGCAGCTCCCAGACCACTTCGGGCCCGACCGGCCCTCGGTGGTCCTGCAGCAGGCCGTGCAGGGCTGCATCGACAGCGCCTTCCAGCAGAAGGCCGTGTTCACCCTGCTCACCCAGGGCTACGGGGGGGAAAAGATCTCAG CCACGTTCGACGGCAAGCAGCACCTGCTCAGCCTGCCGGTGGTCAACAGCATCGGGTACGTGCTGCGCTTCCTGAAGAAGCTCTGCCGCAGCCTGCACTGCGAGAACCTGTTCAGCGACCAGCCCATCGGCCCGCACAGTGGGGGGTCCTACCACTCTGACG AAACCTCCATGACGGATGAGTACCACATGGACCAGTCCGAGGCCAAGCGCTACTCTGTGGACCCCGGGGACTCCGCCTTCAACTCCATAAGCTCCTCCTACTCGCCAAAGTCCTCCTACGGCTTCCGTGGCCCATCACAGCAGTTCCCCGGCGGCGCGCGGCAGTCGGCCAgcagcccctcctccttccaggaGAACAACCGGACAG cctacGGGGGGCCCCAGGAGCCCCAGGACACTAAGGGCCCGCCCCAGAAGGACCCGTCGTCCTGGTCCGTGGAGGACGTGGTCTGGTTCATCCGGGAGGCGGACCCCCACGCGCTGGGGCCCCACGCGGACCTCTTCAGGAAACAC GAGATCGACGGGAACGCCCTGCTCCTGCTGAAGAGCGACATGATCATGAAGTACCTGGGTCTGAAGCTGGGCCCCGCCCTCAAACTGTGCTACCACATCGACAAACTAAAGCAGACCAAGCTCTAG
- the LOC130382902 gene encoding sex comb on midleg-like protein 4 isoform X1, translated as MLQMSVPPAVASSAQKTDSHGEMQSAAVTPSYLPSQAGGKIPGRKRGRPPLRSVAPKMDFPGRYPESLPPLKVPKKRGRKPGFKLKPRMVMTPLAISPPSSTPEPDMSSIPQDAATVPHSATPQVLTVCIYINKQALTGPNLDRKKVQQLPDHFGPDRPSVVLQQAVQGCIDSAFQQKAVFTLLTQGYGGEKISATFDGKQHLLSLPVVNSIGYVLRFLKKLCRSLHCENLFSDQPIGPHSGGSYHSDETSMTDEYHMDQSEAKRYSVDPGDSAFNSISSSYSPKSSYGFRGPSQQFPGGARQSASSPSSFQENNRTAYGGPQEPQDTKGPPQKDPSSWSVEDVVWFIREADPHALGPHADLFRKHEIDGNALLLLKSDMIMKYLGLKLGPALKLCYHIDKLKQTKL; from the exons ATG CTCCAGATGAGCGTGCCCCCTGCGGTGGCGTCCTCTGCCCAGAAGACCGACAGCCACGGGGAGATGCAGTCCGCCGCCGTGACCCCCTCCTACCTGCCCAGCCAGGCGGGCGGGAAGATCCCCGGCCGCAAGAGGGGGAGACCCCCGCTCCGCAGCGTAGCCCCCAAGATGGACTTCCCCGGACGCTACCCAgaatccctccctcctctcaagGTGCCCAAGAAGAGGGGCCGCAAGCCGGGTTTCAAG CTGAAGCCGCGCATGGTGATGACGCCGCTGGCCATCTCCCCGCCCAGCAGCACGCCGGAGCCCGACATGAGCTCCATCCCACAGGACGCCGCCACCGTCCCGCACTCGGCCACGCCCCAGGTGCTCACAG tgtGTATCTACATCAACAAGCAGGCCCTGACGGGGCCCAACCTTGACAGGAAGAAGGTGCAGCAGCTCCCAGACCACTTCGGGCCCGACCGGCCCTCGGTGGTCCTGCAGCAGGCCGTGCAGGGCTGCATCGACAGCGCCTTCCAGCAGAAGGCCGTGTTCACCCTGCTCACCCAGGGCTACGGGGGGGAAAAGATCTCAG CCACGTTCGACGGCAAGCAGCACCTGCTCAGCCTGCCGGTGGTCAACAGCATCGGGTACGTGCTGCGCTTCCTGAAGAAGCTCTGCCGCAGCCTGCACTGCGAGAACCTGTTCAGCGACCAGCCCATCGGCCCGCACAGTGGGGGGTCCTACCACTCTGACG AAACCTCCATGACGGATGAGTACCACATGGACCAGTCCGAGGCCAAGCGCTACTCTGTGGACCCCGGGGACTCCGCCTTCAACTCCATAAGCTCCTCCTACTCGCCAAAGTCCTCCTACGGCTTCCGTGGCCCATCACAGCAGTTCCCCGGCGGCGCGCGGCAGTCGGCCAgcagcccctcctccttccaggaGAACAACCGGACAG cctacGGGGGGCCCCAGGAGCCCCAGGACACTAAGGGCCCGCCCCAGAAGGACCCGTCGTCCTGGTCCGTGGAGGACGTGGTCTGGTTCATCCGGGAGGCGGACCCCCACGCGCTGGGGCCCCACGCGGACCTCTTCAGGAAACAC GAGATCGACGGGAACGCCCTGCTCCTGCTGAAGAGCGACATGATCATGAAGTACCTGGGTCTGAAGCTGGGCCCCGCCCTCAAACTGTGCTACCACATCGACAAACTAAAGCAGACCAAGCTCTAG
- the LOC130382902 gene encoding sex comb on midleg-like protein 4 isoform X2, with translation MSVPPAVASSAQKTDSHGEMQSAAVTPSYLPSQAGGKIPGRKRGRPPLRSVAPKMDFPGRYPESLPPLKVPKKRGRKPGFKLKPRMVMTPLAISPPSSTPEPDMSSIPQDAATVPHSATPQVLTVCIYINKQALTGPNLDRKKVQQLPDHFGPDRPSVVLQQAVQGCIDSAFQQKAVFTLLTQGYGGEKISATFDGKQHLLSLPVVNSIGYVLRFLKKLCRSLHCENLFSDQPIGPHSGGSYHSDETSMTDEYHMDQSEAKRYSVDPGDSAFNSISSSYSPKSSYGFRGPSQQFPGGARQSASSPSSFQENNRTAYGGPQEPQDTKGPPQKDPSSWSVEDVVWFIREADPHALGPHADLFRKHEIDGNALLLLKSDMIMKYLGLKLGPALKLCYHIDKLKQTKL, from the exons ATGAGCGTGCCCCCTGCGGTGGCGTCCTCTGCCCAGAAGACCGACAGCCACGGGGAGATGCAGTCCGCCGCCGTGACCCCCTCCTACCTGCCCAGCCAGGCGGGCGGGAAGATCCCCGGCCGCAAGAGGGGGAGACCCCCGCTCCGCAGCGTAGCCCCCAAGATGGACTTCCCCGGACGCTACCCAgaatccctccctcctctcaagGTGCCCAAGAAGAGGGGCCGCAAGCCGGGTTTCAAG CTGAAGCCGCGCATGGTGATGACGCCGCTGGCCATCTCCCCGCCCAGCAGCACGCCGGAGCCCGACATGAGCTCCATCCCACAGGACGCCGCCACCGTCCCGCACTCGGCCACGCCCCAGGTGCTCACAG tgtGTATCTACATCAACAAGCAGGCCCTGACGGGGCCCAACCTTGACAGGAAGAAGGTGCAGCAGCTCCCAGACCACTTCGGGCCCGACCGGCCCTCGGTGGTCCTGCAGCAGGCCGTGCAGGGCTGCATCGACAGCGCCTTCCAGCAGAAGGCCGTGTTCACCCTGCTCACCCAGGGCTACGGGGGGGAAAAGATCTCAG CCACGTTCGACGGCAAGCAGCACCTGCTCAGCCTGCCGGTGGTCAACAGCATCGGGTACGTGCTGCGCTTCCTGAAGAAGCTCTGCCGCAGCCTGCACTGCGAGAACCTGTTCAGCGACCAGCCCATCGGCCCGCACAGTGGGGGGTCCTACCACTCTGACG AAACCTCCATGACGGATGAGTACCACATGGACCAGTCCGAGGCCAAGCGCTACTCTGTGGACCCCGGGGACTCCGCCTTCAACTCCATAAGCTCCTCCTACTCGCCAAAGTCCTCCTACGGCTTCCGTGGCCCATCACAGCAGTTCCCCGGCGGCGCGCGGCAGTCGGCCAgcagcccctcctccttccaggaGAACAACCGGACAG cctacGGGGGGCCCCAGGAGCCCCAGGACACTAAGGGCCCGCCCCAGAAGGACCCGTCGTCCTGGTCCGTGGAGGACGTGGTCTGGTTCATCCGGGAGGCGGACCCCCACGCGCTGGGGCCCCACGCGGACCTCTTCAGGAAACAC GAGATCGACGGGAACGCCCTGCTCCTGCTGAAGAGCGACATGATCATGAAGTACCTGGGTCTGAAGCTGGGCCCCGCCCTCAAACTGTGCTACCACATCGACAAACTAAAGCAGACCAAGCTCTAG